One genomic window of Bradyrhizobium sp. B124 includes the following:
- a CDS encoding ATP-binding cassette domain-containing protein: MQEALRFQPVDAEPVDHADVVVKARHLRRVTEGAARGLSLTIRGLRKAFGDNEVLRGIDLHIPAGQFVAIVGRSGCGKSTLLRLIAGLDAPTAGSIAFGEQPRAQDVRVMFQEPRLLPWARVLSNVEVGLGRERSSADAQARAERALVEVGLGDKRGEWPSVLSGGQKQRVALARALVSQPRVLAFDEPLGALDALTRISMQQLLERVWRDQGFTAILVTHDVAEAVALADRVLVIEDGRIAEDVTIDLPRPRRRGSAELAALEGEILKHLLEGSEDTSGL; this comes from the coding sequence ATGCAAGAAGCGCTTCGTTTCCAGCCGGTCGACGCCGAACCGGTCGACCACGCCGACGTCGTCGTGAAGGCTCGGCATTTGCGGCGCGTGACGGAAGGCGCGGCCCGCGGCCTGTCGCTGACCATCCGCGGCTTGCGCAAGGCGTTCGGCGACAATGAGGTGCTGCGCGGCATCGACCTGCACATCCCGGCCGGCCAGTTCGTCGCGATCGTCGGCCGCAGCGGCTGCGGCAAGAGCACGCTGCTGCGTCTGATCGCGGGCCTCGACGCGCCGACGGCGGGAAGCATCGCCTTCGGTGAACAACCCCGGGCGCAGGACGTCCGCGTCATGTTCCAGGAGCCGCGCCTGCTGCCCTGGGCGCGGGTGCTGTCCAATGTCGAGGTGGGGCTAGGGCGCGAGCGCTCGTCTGCGGACGCGCAGGCGCGCGCCGAGCGCGCGCTGGTCGAGGTCGGCCTCGGCGACAAGCGCGGGGAGTGGCCCTCGGTGCTTTCAGGCGGCCAGAAGCAGCGCGTGGCTCTGGCGCGGGCGCTGGTCAGCCAGCCGCGCGTGCTGGCGTTCGACGAGCCGCTCGGCGCGCTCGATGCGCTGACCCGCATTTCGATGCAGCAATTGCTGGAGCGGGTCTGGCGCGACCAGGGCTTTACCGCGATCCTGGTGACGCACGATGTCGCCGAGGCGGTCGCGCTCGCCGACCGCGTGCTGGTTATCGAGGACGGCCGGATCGCCGAGGATGTCACGATTGACCTGCCGCGGCCGCGCCGGCGTGGTTCGGCCGAGCTCGCCGCGCTCGAAGGCGAGATCCTGAAGCACCTGCTCGAGGGCAGCGAAGACACGTCCGGTCTGTGA
- a CDS encoding FliH/SctL family protein — protein sequence MAAPAKFLFDTDFSAPDRSRERAPTPAEVAQKVADAEARAYRAGYEAALREAKVESDHRAAQALEEIGTAIKGIAARFAGIETRMETEAVDVAVAVARKLCSELVAREPLGEITALVSDCFSHLVATPHLVVRINDALYEAAQDNIERVAAHSGFQGRLVILAEPTIATGDCRIEWADGGVVLERGAIEGKINELVGRYLASRGQAG from the coding sequence ATGGCCGCACCCGCAAAATTCCTGTTCGACACGGACTTTTCGGCACCGGACCGTTCGCGCGAGCGTGCCCCGACCCCGGCCGAGGTCGCGCAGAAGGTCGCCGACGCCGAGGCGCGGGCCTATCGTGCCGGCTACGAGGCCGCGCTGCGCGAGGCCAAGGTCGAGAGCGACCACCGCGCGGCGCAGGCGCTGGAAGAGATCGGCACCGCGATCAAGGGCATCGCCGCCCGCTTTGCCGGCATCGAGACCCGAATGGAGACCGAGGCCGTCGATGTCGCGGTCGCGGTCGCCCGCAAGCTCTGCTCCGAACTGGTTGCACGCGAGCCGCTCGGCGAGATCACCGCGCTGGTATCCGACTGCTTCTCGCATCTGGTGGCGACGCCGCATCTCGTGGTCCGCATCAATGACGCGCTCTACGAGGCGGCGCAGGACAATATCGAGCGGGTGGCGGCGCATTCCGGCTTCCAGGGCCGGCTGGTCATCCTCGCCGAGCCCACGATTGCGACCGGCGACTGCCGGATCGAATGGGCCGACGGCGGCGTGGTGCTGGAGCGCGGCGCGATCGAAGGCAAGATCAACGAACTCGTCGGGCGCTATCTGGCGTCCCGCGGCCAGGCCGGCTGA
- the ssuD gene encoding FMNH2-dependent alkanesulfonate monooxygenase, with the protein MEAGHVSTPTNANILWFLPTHGDSRYLGTSIGGREVNFNYLRQIAQAADQLGYYGVLLPTGRSCEDSWVVASAVAPWTERLRYLVAVRPGLQSPSVAARMTATLDRLSNGRLLINVVTGGDPIENKGDGIFLDHDERYAVTREFLNVYSDLLAGKTVNVEGKHIRIEDGRLLFNPVQSPRPPLYFGGSSDAGIDVAVDTVDKYLTWGEPPAQVAEKIARVKAVAAQRGRKLSFGIRLHVIVRETNAEAWKAADELIQYVTDDTIIAAQKIFARMDSVGQQRMAQLHGGRRDKLEISPNLWAGVGLVRGGAGTALVGDPQTVAARIKEYQDVGVDTFIMSGYPHLEEAYRFAELVFPLLSLAQPGNVTPIRVNTGPFGETIGNDYRPQKQASQS; encoded by the coding sequence ATGGAGGCCGGGCACGTGAGCACCCCAACCAACGCCAACATCCTCTGGTTCCTGCCGACCCACGGCGACAGCCGCTATCTCGGCACGTCGATCGGCGGCCGCGAGGTGAACTTCAACTATCTGCGCCAGATCGCCCAGGCCGCGGATCAGCTCGGCTATTACGGCGTGCTGCTGCCGACGGGACGGAGCTGCGAGGATTCCTGGGTGGTGGCGTCAGCCGTCGCGCCCTGGACCGAGCGCCTGCGCTATCTCGTGGCGGTCCGGCCCGGCCTGCAGTCGCCGAGCGTTGCCGCCCGCATGACCGCGACCTTGGACCGGCTGTCGAACGGCCGTCTCTTGATCAACGTCGTCACCGGCGGCGATCCGATCGAGAACAAGGGCGACGGCATCTTCCTCGACCACGACGAACGCTACGCGGTGACGCGCGAGTTCCTCAACGTCTATAGCGATCTGCTCGCAGGCAAGACGGTCAATGTCGAAGGCAAGCACATCCGGATCGAGGATGGCCGCCTGCTGTTCAATCCGGTGCAGTCGCCGCGGCCGCCGCTCTATTTCGGCGGCTCGTCGGACGCCGGCATCGACGTCGCGGTCGATACCGTCGACAAATATCTGACCTGGGGCGAGCCGCCGGCGCAGGTCGCCGAGAAGATCGCCAGGGTGAAGGCCGTTGCCGCGCAACGCGGCCGCAAGCTGTCTTTCGGCATCCGCCTGCATGTGATCGTGCGCGAGACCAACGCGGAGGCCTGGAAGGCCGCCGACGAATTGATCCAGTACGTCACCGACGACACCATTATTGCCGCGCAGAAGATCTTTGCGCGGATGGATTCGGTCGGCCAGCAGCGCATGGCGCAGCTGCATGGCGGACGGCGCGACAAGCTCGAGATCAGCCCGAACCTCTGGGCCGGTGTCGGCCTGGTGCGCGGTGGGGCCGGCACCGCGCTGGTCGGCGATCCCCAGACCGTCGCCGCGCGGATCAAGGAGTATCAGGACGTCGGCGTCGATACCTTCATCATGTCGGGCTACCCGCATCTCGAGGAAGCCTATCGGTTCGCCGAGCTGGTGTTCCCGCTGCTGTCGCTGGCGCAGCCCGGCAACGTAACGCCGATCCGCGTCAACACCGGGCCGTTCGGCGAGACCATCGGCAACGACTATCGTCCGCAGAAGCAGGCATCGCAATCATGA
- a CDS encoding flavin reductase family protein: MNSIVRNVSIEPAVAADEFRGAMRHLTGGVSVITAGRGKEISGMTVTSVSSLSVEPPSLIVSVNRAASSWPLIARHGVFGVNILTADQLDIAERFTGKGGLKGADRFTGAEWTTRASGVPLLVGALAAIDCEVEEVIERHSHAIVIGRVLDVIASERTAALAYWHGEYVAIDRNEDAARLAEVSLPSRHVHGVR; the protein is encoded by the coding sequence ATGAATTCCATCGTCCGCAATGTTTCGATCGAGCCCGCGGTGGCGGCCGATGAATTCCGTGGCGCGATGCGCCATCTCACCGGCGGCGTCAGCGTCATCACGGCCGGCCGGGGCAAGGAGATCTCGGGAATGACGGTGACCTCGGTGTCGTCGCTGTCGGTCGAGCCGCCGTCGCTGATAGTCAGCGTCAACCGCGCTGCCTCCTCATGGCCGCTGATCGCGCGCCATGGCGTGTTCGGCGTCAACATCCTGACCGCGGATCAGCTCGACATCGCCGAGCGCTTTACCGGCAAGGGCGGCCTGAAGGGCGCCGACCGGTTCACTGGAGCCGAATGGACGACGCGCGCCTCGGGCGTGCCGTTGCTGGTCGGCGCACTGGCTGCGATCGACTGTGAGGTCGAGGAGGTCATCGAGCGGCATTCGCACGCGATCGTCATCGGTCGCGTGCTCGATGTAATCGCATCGGAGCGCACCGCAGCGCTGGCGTATTGGCACGGCGAATATGTCGCGATCGACCGCAACGAAGACGCCGCCAGGCTGGCCGAGGTCAGCCTGCCGTCACGTCACGTCCATGGCGTGCGCTAG
- the fliN gene encoding flagellar motor switch protein FliN: MSDTDTQVPLPDLNAADAPGIDDIGYNEDENAARIAADLEAVFDVPVQVSAVLGRSKMDVGDLLKLGPGTVLELDRRVGEAIDIYVNNRLVARGEVVLVEDKLGVTMTEIIKAERS; this comes from the coding sequence ATGAGCGACACCGACACCCAAGTCCCGCTTCCCGATCTCAACGCCGCCGACGCGCCCGGGATCGACGACATCGGCTACAACGAGGACGAAAATGCCGCGCGCATCGCCGCCGACCTCGAGGCCGTGTTCGACGTGCCGGTGCAGGTCTCGGCGGTGCTCGGCCGCTCCAAGATGGACGTCGGCGACCTCCTGAAGCTCGGACCGGGCACCGTGCTCGAGCTCGACCGCCGCGTCGGCGAGGCGATCGACATCTACGTCAACAACCGCCTGGTAGCGCGTGGTGAAGTGGTGCTGGTGGAAGACAAGCTCGGCGTGACCATGACCGAAATCATCAAGGCAGAACGCTCGTAA
- a CDS encoding sulfonate ABC transporter substrate-binding protein codes for MKRREFLHLSLVAAATAALSRNAQAQADAKEIRIGYQKNGVLVITRQREALENHFKPQGVSVKWVEFSSGPPMMEAMNVGSVDYGAVGDSPPIFAQAAGAAIVYAAAQPIINGSGILVPQNSAITAIADLKGKRVGFTKGSSAHNVVIQTLEKAGLTYGDITPVYLTPPDAGPAFANGGIDAWAIWDPYFAIAETRQNGRILVKSSDITKTNAFYIANRDFANKHGALLQQIVDVTTSTAKWAEAHPDEVAKSLAAVTGVPLDIQTIAAKRAGFSVGPVTDDIIATQQGVADRFFKLGLVPKQIAIRDIVWRNTQT; via the coding sequence ATGAAGCGTCGTGAGTTCCTCCACCTGTCGCTCGTCGCAGCCGCCACTGCCGCGCTGTCACGAAACGCGCAGGCCCAGGCGGACGCGAAGGAAATTCGTATCGGCTACCAGAAGAACGGCGTGCTCGTTATCACGCGCCAGCGTGAGGCCTTGGAAAACCATTTCAAGCCGCAGGGCGTCAGCGTGAAATGGGTCGAGTTCTCCTCGGGTCCGCCGATGATGGAGGCAATGAATGTCGGCAGCGTCGATTACGGCGCGGTCGGCGATTCCCCGCCGATCTTCGCGCAGGCGGCGGGCGCGGCCATCGTCTATGCCGCCGCGCAGCCTATCATCAATGGCTCCGGCATCCTGGTGCCGCAGAATTCGGCAATCACAGCCATCGCCGATCTCAAGGGCAAGCGGGTCGGCTTCACCAAGGGATCCAGCGCGCACAACGTCGTGATCCAGACGCTGGAGAAGGCCGGGCTGACCTACGGCGACATCACGCCGGTCTATCTGACGCCGCCGGACGCGGGTCCTGCATTTGCCAATGGCGGCATCGACGCCTGGGCGATCTGGGATCCGTATTTCGCGATCGCCGAGACCAGGCAGAACGGCCGCATTCTGGTCAAGAGCAGCGATATCACCAAGACCAACGCGTTCTACATCGCCAACCGCGATTTCGCGAACAAGCACGGTGCTCTGCTGCAGCAGATCGTCGATGTCACGACATCGACGGCGAAGTGGGCCGAGGCGCACCCCGACGAGGTCGCGAAATCGCTGGCCGCGGTCACCGGCGTGCCGCTCGATATCCAGACCATCGCGGCAAAGCGCGCCGGCTTCTCGGTCGGCCCCGTGACCGACGACATCATCGCGACCCAGCAAGGCGTCGCCGACCGCTTCTTCAAGCTCGGCCTGGTCCCGAAGCAAATCGCGATCCGCGACATCGTCTGGCGCAACACCCAGACCTGA
- a CDS encoding sulfonate ABC transporter substrate-binding protein yields the protein MTRLFRRWVARAVLSVSIVAATVGASYGQDKVVRIGYQKYGKLVLLKSKGSLEEKLKSVGTKVVWTEFPSGPPLLEALNVGAIDFGNTGEAPPIFAQAAGAPIQYVAYEPPAPKGEAILVPKDSPIKSVSDLKGKKVALNKGSNVHYLLVKALEKAGVKYSEIEPVFLAPADARAAFERGAVDAWVIWDPFQAAAEAATGARTVADGIGIVANYQFYFASKKFLQTDPKVVELVLAQLSEVDDWAKGDIHAVAEQLAPSIGLSVPVVEVALKRQAYGIKPVTDAVIADQQQVADTFFALGLIPKQIKISDVAWRPGT from the coding sequence ATGACGCGTTTGTTTCGGCGCTGGGTCGCCCGCGCGGTGCTCTCGGTCAGCATCGTCGCGGCGACCGTCGGCGCCTCCTACGGCCAGGACAAGGTCGTTCGCATCGGCTATCAGAAATACGGCAAGCTGGTGCTCTTGAAGAGCAAGGGTTCGCTCGAGGAGAAGCTGAAATCGGTCGGCACCAAGGTGGTGTGGACCGAGTTTCCGTCGGGGCCGCCGCTGCTCGAAGCGCTCAATGTCGGTGCGATCGATTTCGGCAACACCGGCGAGGCGCCGCCGATCTTCGCGCAGGCCGCCGGAGCGCCGATCCAGTATGTCGCCTACGAGCCGCCGGCGCCGAAGGGTGAGGCGATCCTGGTGCCGAAGGACAGCCCGATCAAGTCGGTTTCTGATTTGAAGGGCAAGAAGGTCGCGCTGAACAAGGGCTCCAACGTCCACTATCTCCTGGTGAAGGCGCTGGAGAAGGCCGGCGTCAAATATTCCGAGATCGAGCCGGTGTTCCTGGCGCCGGCCGATGCGCGCGCGGCGTTCGAGCGCGGCGCGGTCGATGCCTGGGTGATCTGGGATCCGTTCCAGGCCGCGGCGGAAGCTGCGACCGGCGCACGCACCGTCGCCGACGGCATCGGCATCGTCGCCAACTATCAGTTCTACTTCGCCTCGAAGAAGTTCCTGCAGACCGATCCGAAGGTCGTCGAGCTCGTGCTGGCGCAGCTCAGCGAGGTCGATGACTGGGCCAAGGGCGACATCCACGCCGTCGCCGAACAACTCGCGCCGAGCATCGGCCTGTCGGTGCCGGTGGTCGAGGTCGCGCTGAAGCGGCAGGCGTACGGCATCAAGCCGGTCACCGACGCCGTGATCGCGGATCAGCAACAGGTCGCCGACACCTTCTTCGCGCTCGGCCTGATCCCCAAACAAATCAAGATTTCCGACGTCGCATGGAGGCCGGGCACGTGA
- a CDS encoding sigma-54 dependent transcriptional regulator: protein MRLLIVGTLKGQLTTATKIAMDNGASVTHAEAAEQAMNVLRSGKGADLLLVDVGLDIRDLVMRLEAEHIHVPIVACGISNDARAAVAAIHAGAKEYIPLPPDPELIAAVLAAVANDARDLIYRDEAMGRVIKLAQQIAGSDASVMITGESGTGKEVLARYVHSRSARAKRPFISINCAAIPEHLLESELFGHEKGAFTGAVARRIGKFEEATGGTLLLDEISEMDVRLQSKLLRAIQERVIDRVGGTKPVPVDIRIIATSNRNLSEAVREGSFREDLLFRLNVVNLKIPPLRDRPADILELAQHFAKKYAEANGVAVRPISADARRVLTANRWQGNVRELENTIHRSVLMAQGDEIGADAILTPDGDRLDLAKTAPAVAHATLAAEQVTRALVGRTVADVERDLILETLKHCLGNRTHAANILGISIRTLRNKLNEYADGGIPITPAGNGAPDYQRMASAG from the coding sequence ATGCGGCTTCTCATCGTTGGCACCCTCAAGGGCCAGCTCACGACCGCGACCAAGATCGCGATGGACAACGGCGCCTCGGTGACCCACGCCGAGGCCGCCGAGCAGGCGATGAACGTGCTGCGCAGCGGCAAGGGCGCCGACCTCCTGCTGGTCGATGTCGGCCTCGATATCCGCGACCTCGTGATGCGGCTCGAGGCCGAACACATCCACGTGCCGATCGTCGCCTGCGGTATCTCCAACGACGCCCGCGCCGCGGTCGCCGCGATCCACGCCGGCGCCAAGGAATACATCCCGCTGCCGCCCGACCCCGAGCTGATCGCAGCGGTGCTCGCCGCGGTCGCCAACGACGCCCGCGATCTGATCTATCGCGACGAGGCGATGGGCCGGGTGATCAAGCTCGCGCAGCAGATCGCGGGCTCGGACGCCTCCGTGATGATCACCGGCGAGTCCGGCACCGGCAAGGAGGTGCTGGCGCGCTATGTCCATTCCCGCTCGGCCCGCGCCAAGCGGCCGTTCATCTCGATCAACTGCGCGGCGATCCCGGAGCACTTGCTGGAATCCGAGCTGTTCGGCCATGAGAAGGGTGCCTTCACCGGCGCGGTGGCGCGCCGCATCGGCAAATTCGAGGAAGCGACCGGCGGCACGCTGCTGCTCGACGAAATCTCCGAGATGGATGTCCGCCTGCAGTCCAAGCTGCTGCGCGCGATCCAGGAGCGCGTGATCGACCGCGTCGGCGGCACCAAGCCGGTTCCGGTCGACATCCGCATCATCGCGACCTCGAACCGCAATCTGTCGGAGGCGGTGCGCGAAGGCAGCTTCCGCGAGGACCTGCTGTTCCGCCTCAACGTCGTCAACCTGAAGATCCCGCCGCTGCGCGATCGTCCGGCCGACATCCTCGAATTGGCGCAGCATTTCGCCAAGAAATATGCCGAAGCCAACGGCGTGGCCGTCCGTCCGATCTCTGCCGACGCCCGCCGCGTCCTGACCGCGAACCGCTGGCAGGGCAACGTCCGTGAGCTCGAGAACACCATCCATCGCTCGGTCCTGATGGCGCAGGGCGACGAGATCGGTGCCGACGCGATCCTGACCCCCGACGGCGACCGTCTCGACCTCGCCAAGACCGCGCCCGCGGTCGCGCACGCCACGCTGGCCGCCGAGCAGGTCACCCGCGCGCTGGTCGGCCGCACCGTTGCCGACGTCGAACGCGATTTGATCCTGGAAACGCTGAAGCACTGCCTCGGCAACCGCACCCATGCCGCCAACATCCTCGGCATCTCGATCCGCACGCTGCGCAACAAGCTGAACGAATATGCCGATGGCGGCATCCCCATCACCCCTGCCGGCAATGGCGCGCCCGACTATCAGCGCATGGCGAGCGCCGGCTGA
- a CDS encoding ABC transporter permease subunit — translation MIPWIVPLGIVLIWQLACVTGFVPSRVLPAPTDVALAGWKLLLSGELVRNIWVSFWRASIGFVIGGGIGFAFGLANGLSQLSAKLTDTTLQMVRNIPHLALIPLVILWFGIDESAKLFLVALGVFFPIYLNTLHGIRTVDPQLIEMGRIYGMTDGELFRRVIFPGALPSIFVGLRFALGIMWLTLIVAETIAASSGLGYMAMQAREFMLIDVVVLSILIYALLGKLADSASRALERLTLSWHPAFQKK, via the coding sequence CTGATTCCGTGGATCGTGCCGCTTGGCATCGTTCTGATCTGGCAACTTGCCTGTGTCACCGGCTTTGTGCCCTCGCGCGTGCTGCCGGCGCCGACCGATGTCGCGCTGGCCGGGTGGAAGCTATTGCTGTCCGGCGAGCTGGTCCGCAACATCTGGGTCAGCTTCTGGCGCGCATCGATCGGCTTTGTGATCGGTGGCGGCATCGGCTTCGCGTTCGGGCTCGCCAACGGGCTGTCGCAGCTGTCGGCGAAGCTCACCGACACCACGCTGCAGATGGTGCGCAACATCCCGCATCTGGCGTTGATCCCGCTCGTCATCCTGTGGTTCGGCATCGACGAGTCGGCCAAGCTGTTCCTGGTCGCGCTCGGCGTGTTCTTCCCGATCTATCTCAACACGCTGCACGGCATCCGCACCGTCGATCCGCAGCTGATCGAGATGGGCCGCATCTACGGCATGACCGACGGCGAACTGTTCCGCCGAGTGATCTTCCCGGGCGCGCTGCCCTCGATCTTCGTCGGGCTGCGCTTTGCGCTCGGCATCATGTGGCTGACGCTGATCGTGGCCGAGACCATCGCGGCCTCGTCGGGCCTCGGCTACATGGCGATGCAGGCGCGCGAATTCATGCTGATCGACGTCGTCGTGCTCTCGATCCTGATCTACGCCTTGCTCGGCAAGCTTGCCGACAGCGCCTCGCGGGCGCTGGAGCGGCTTACTTTGTCGTGGCACCCCGCCTTTCAGAAGAAGTGA
- the fliG gene encoding flagellar motor switch protein FliG — translation MAAVPQTTNANDIATVLSTLANRQSARPKGKPLPGPKRAAILMLALGEQYGGKIWSMLDDEEVRELSVHMSTLGTVEADVVEDLMLEFVSRMSASGALMGNFDATERLLQQYLPAERVTGIMDEIRGPAGRNMWEKLSNVQEEVLANYLKNEYPQTIAVVLSKLKPEHAARVLAILPEDIALDVVGRMLRMEAVQKEVIERVEQTLRTEFMSNLSQTRRRDAHEVMAEIFNNFDRQTETRFITSLEEENRESAERIKALMFTFDDLIKLDSASAQTLMRNIDKDKLGVALKSANEEVRSFFLGNMSSRAGKMLMDDMAAMGPVRLRDVDEAQALLVNLAKDLAARGEITLTKNRADDELVY, via the coding sequence ATGGCCGCCGTACCCCAGACCACCAACGCCAACGACATCGCCACCGTCCTCTCGACGCTGGCGAACCGGCAAAGCGCCCGGCCCAAGGGCAAGCCGCTGCCCGGCCCGAAGCGCGCCGCGATCCTGATGCTCGCCCTCGGCGAGCAGTATGGCGGCAAGATCTGGTCGATGCTCGACGACGAGGAGGTCCGCGAGCTGTCGGTCCACATGTCGACGCTCGGCACCGTCGAGGCCGACGTGGTCGAGGACCTGATGCTGGAATTCGTGTCGCGGATGTCGGCCTCCGGCGCGCTGATGGGCAATTTCGACGCCACCGAACGGCTGCTGCAGCAATATCTGCCGGCCGAACGCGTCACCGGCATCATGGACGAGATCCGCGGCCCCGCCGGGCGCAACATGTGGGAGAAGCTCTCCAACGTGCAGGAAGAGGTGCTCGCCAACTACCTCAAGAACGAATACCCGCAGACCATCGCCGTGGTGCTGTCGAAACTGAAGCCGGAGCACGCCGCGCGCGTGCTGGCGATCCTGCCCGAGGACATCGCGCTCGACGTGGTCGGCCGCATGCTGCGGATGGAGGCGGTGCAGAAGGAAGTGATCGAGCGCGTCGAGCAGACGCTGCGCACCGAGTTCATGTCGAACCTGTCGCAGACCCGCCGCCGCGACGCCCATGAGGTGATGGCCGAGATCTTCAACAATTTTGACCGCCAGACCGAGACCCGCTTCATCACCTCGCTGGAAGAGGAAAACCGCGAATCCGCCGAGCGCATCAAGGCGCTGATGTTCACCTTCGACGACCTGATCAAGCTCGATTCCGCCTCGGCCCAGACGCTGATGCGCAACATCGACAAGGACAAGCTCGGCGTCGCGCTGAAGAGCGCCAACGAGGAGGTGCGCAGCTTCTTCCTCGGCAACATGTCCTCGCGCGCCGGCAAGATGCTGATGGACGACATGGCCGCGATGGGCCCGGTGCGCCTGCGCGACGTCGACGAGGCCCAGGCCCTGCTGGTCAACCTTGCCAAGGACCTCGCCGCCCGCGGCGAGATCACCCTGACCAAGAACCGCGCCGACGACGAGCTGGTGTACTGA
- a CDS encoding LLM class flavin-dependent oxidoreductase → MKFGIFYELQLPRPWNDGDELRLYQNALTQLETADRLAYDYAWVVEHHFLEEYSHSPAPESFLAAASQRTKNIRLGHGIFQLTTNHPARVAERVAVLDLLSNGRCEFGMGESASITELTPFGRDMETKREVFEEAVAAIFPMFTKVGTEHHGKYFDIPLRNVVPKPVQKPHPPLWMACSQLPTIERAGQNGFGALGFQFVSAEAAHAWVHAYYNAITKRLNKLADYEINPNMALVSFFMCAETDEEARKRADGATFFQFALRYYGQAQNRQRPAPGTVNMWDEYNKWKRENPEAQEAALRGGLIGSPETLRKKLRRFRASHIDQVILLNQAGKNTHEHICESLELFGKEVMPEFQHDPEHDAWKKGVLDGSIQLEEIDTQAFSDRYGKLAVNVGPKTAAAG, encoded by the coding sequence ATGAAATTCGGCATCTTTTACGAGCTGCAACTGCCGCGCCCCTGGAACGACGGCGACGAGCTCCGGCTCTACCAGAACGCGCTGACACAATTGGAGACCGCCGACCGGCTCGCTTACGACTACGCCTGGGTCGTCGAGCATCATTTCCTCGAGGAATATTCGCACTCGCCGGCGCCGGAATCCTTCCTCGCCGCCGCGAGCCAGCGCACTAAAAACATCCGACTCGGCCACGGCATCTTCCAGCTCACCACCAATCATCCCGCGCGCGTCGCCGAGCGGGTCGCGGTGCTCGATCTGCTCTCCAACGGTCGTTGTGAATTCGGTATGGGCGAGAGCGCCTCGATCACCGAGCTGACGCCGTTCGGCCGTGACATGGAGACCAAGCGCGAGGTGTTCGAGGAGGCTGTCGCAGCGATCTTCCCGATGTTCACCAAGGTCGGCACCGAACACCACGGCAAATATTTCGACATCCCGCTGCGCAATGTCGTGCCGAAGCCGGTACAGAAGCCGCATCCGCCGCTCTGGATGGCGTGCTCGCAACTGCCGACGATCGAGCGCGCCGGGCAAAACGGATTTGGTGCGCTCGGCTTTCAGTTCGTCAGCGCCGAGGCGGCGCATGCCTGGGTGCACGCCTACTACAATGCGATCACCAAGCGGCTGAACAAGCTCGCCGACTACGAGATCAATCCCAACATGGCGCTGGTGTCGTTCTTCATGTGCGCCGAGACGGATGAGGAGGCGCGCAAGCGCGCCGACGGCGCGACCTTCTTCCAGTTCGCGCTGCGCTATTACGGCCAGGCGCAGAACCGGCAGCGGCCGGCGCCCGGCACCGTCAACATGTGGGACGAGTACAACAAGTGGAAGCGCGAGAATCCCGAGGCGCAGGAGGCCGCATTGCGCGGCGGCCTGATCGGCTCGCCGGAAACCTTGCGCAAGAAGCTGCGACGCTTCCGCGCCTCGCATATCGATCAGGTGATCCTGCTCAACCAGGCCGGCAAGAACACCCATGAGCACATCTGCGAGTCGCTCGAATTGTTCGGCAAGGAAGTGATGCCGGAGTTCCAGCACGATCCCGAACACGATGCCTGGAAGAAGGGCGTGCTTGACGGCTCGATCCAGCTCGAGGAGATCGACACCCAGGCGTTCTCGGACCGCTATGGTAAACTCGCGGTCAATGTCGGCCCGAAGACCGCGGCCGCTGGGTGA